The following proteins come from a genomic window of Montipora foliosa isolate CH-2021 chromosome 2, ASM3666993v2, whole genome shotgun sequence:
- the LOC137990562 gene encoding growth arrest-specific protein 1-like, whose product MWRLLWLANLLVFSRSELTCDRALEICTTESFECLHMLMKVFSPECSSALGYSRKYKLITGAMQKTCPKTCVMAIQNLTSSRWGKYMESCACARGDGICMTLKARMKRCVRMNEENFTIDSCTAARNRCNHDKYCKRKQDSFLRRCSQLISGLNCTQDCKRAQEELLRFDLGKALNDCECDGRNEHYCRAIHSYYQELCKGTRIIRNEPTPRQETDVKRRRSNTANVLFELPEWILCAAIIAHIYVLFNR is encoded by the coding sequence ATGTGGCGGCTTCTCTGGCTGGctaatttgcttgttttctcgCGGAGTGAGTTGACTTGCGACCGAGCTTTGGAAATATGCACAACTGAAAGCTTTGAATGCCTACACATGCTTATGAAGGTTTTCAGCCCAGAATGTTCGTCGGCGTTAGGTTACAGCCGAAAGTATAAACTTATCACGGGAGCAATGCAAAAGACTTGTCCCAAAACATGTGTGATGGCTATTCAAAACCTCACCTCTTCTCGTTGGGGCAAATACATGGAATCATGCGCTTGTGCACGAGGAGACGGAATCTGTATGACTCTAAAGGCGCGCATGAAACGGTGCGTTCGAATGAATGAAGAGAACTTCACAATTGATAGCTGCACTGCGGCGAGGAATCGATGTAATCATGACAAGTATTGCAAGAGGAAGCAAGACAGTTTTCTCAGGCGGTGTTCACAGTTGATTTCTGGTCTTAACTGTACTCAGGACTGCAAGCGAGCTCAAGAAGAACTGCTACGTTTTGATCTAGGAAAAGCCTTAAATGATTGTGAATGCGACGGTAGAAATGAGCATTACTGCCGGGCCATCCACTCTTACTATCAAGAGCTATGTAAAGGAACTCGAATTATTCGCAATGAACCAACACCAAGACAAGAAACAGATGTAAAGCGAAGGCGGAGTAACACTGCAAACGTACTATTCGAACTTCCTGAGTGGATTTTGTGTGCAGCAATTATCGCACATATATACGTGTTGTTCAATCGATAG